In a single window of the Streptomyces sp. NBC_00353 genome:
- a CDS encoding M55 family metallopeptidase — translation MKILISADMEGATGVTWPADVLPGTPQWERCRSMFTSDVNAAALGFYDGGADEVLVNEAHWSMRNLLLERLDDRVQMLTGKHKSLSMVEGIQYGDVDAIAFVGYHTGAGTEGVLAHTYLANSITGVWLNGVRASEGLLNAHVAAEYGVPVVLVTGDNLTCVDADGYAPEACKVAVKDYVSRYAAVCRTPARTAADIRAAAKEATALAGRRDPVRGGSFTVELEFDAEHLAAAATVVPGVAPSGERRVAYTSTTMYEGIRTFKAVTTIVSSAVEEQYG, via the coding sequence GTGAAGATCCTCATCAGCGCGGACATGGAAGGTGCCACGGGGGTGACCTGGCCGGCCGATGTGCTGCCCGGCACCCCGCAGTGGGAGCGCTGCCGCTCGATGTTCACCTCCGATGTGAACGCGGCGGCTCTCGGCTTCTACGACGGGGGAGCCGATGAGGTGCTCGTCAACGAGGCGCACTGGTCCATGCGCAACCTCCTGCTGGAGCGGCTCGACGACCGGGTCCAGATGCTCACCGGCAAGCACAAGTCCCTCAGCATGGTGGAGGGCATCCAGTACGGGGACGTCGACGCGATCGCCTTCGTCGGCTACCACACGGGAGCCGGTACGGAGGGCGTGCTCGCGCACACCTACCTCGCCAACTCCATCACCGGCGTCTGGCTGAACGGCGTCCGCGCCAGCGAGGGGCTGCTCAACGCCCATGTCGCCGCCGAGTACGGCGTGCCCGTCGTCCTCGTCACCGGCGACAACCTGACCTGCGTGGACGCGGACGGATATGCCCCCGAGGCCTGCAAGGTCGCCGTGAAGGACTATGTGTCGCGGTATGCGGCGGTGTGCCGCACCCCGGCCCGTACCGCCGCCGACATCCGTGCGGCCGCGAAGGAGGCGACCGCGCTCGCCGGGCGCCGTGATCCGGTGCGGGGCGGCTCGTTCACCGTGGAGCTGGAGTTCGACGCCGAGCATCTGGCAGCGGCTGCGACCGTCGTCCCCGGCGTGGCGCCGAGCGGTGAGCGGCGCGTCGCCTACACCAGTACGACGATGTACGAAGGTATTCGCACGTTCAAGGCGGTGACGACGATCGTGTCGTCCGCTGTGGAGGAGCAGTATGGCTGA
- a CDS encoding alpha/beta fold hydrolase, translated as MTVSPVLAPRHRRIRPTRSRRGRAIAAALTTTVLAGAAGSAAADTGTTVVTRPTVVLVHGAFADASSWNGVAERLQRDGYSVVAPANPLRGLAGDSAYIASFLKSIQGPIVLVGHSYGGAVISTAAAGNSQVKSLVFVNAFMPDKGEALGALGDRFPGSELAAALRPVPFRNADGTNGTDLYLQAAKFHQAFAADLPAAVAAVMAATQRPIVASAFMDKAAEAAWKTIPSWALVSTRDKAISPALERFEAQRAHARTVEVDASHVALVSHPDAVADLIRQAATGGGPSAQPALAGTGLSTLVLAGLGVLAGGTVLTGCGLIGAARKRREPGR; from the coding sequence ATGACTGTGTCACCCGTTCTCGCACCGCGGCACCGGCGAATACGTCCGACACGTTCCCGTCGTGGGCGTGCGATCGCCGCGGCGCTGACCACGACGGTCCTCGCCGGAGCCGCCGGATCGGCAGCGGCCGACACGGGTACCACAGTCGTGACCAGGCCGACCGTGGTGCTGGTGCACGGTGCGTTCGCCGACGCCTCCAGTTGGAACGGCGTGGCCGAACGGCTGCAGCGGGACGGGTACAGCGTCGTCGCCCCGGCCAATCCGCTCCGGGGACTGGCGGGGGACTCCGCGTACATAGCCAGCTTCCTCAAGAGCATCCAGGGACCGATCGTGCTGGTCGGGCACTCCTACGGTGGCGCGGTGATCAGCACCGCCGCCGCCGGGAACTCCCAGGTGAAGTCTCTGGTGTTCGTGAACGCGTTCATGCCGGACAAGGGCGAGGCCCTCGGCGCACTGGGCGACAGGTTCCCGGGCAGTGAACTCGCCGCGGCCCTCAGGCCCGTACCGTTCCGCAACGCCGACGGCACCAACGGTACCGACCTCTACCTGCAGGCCGCCAAGTTCCACCAGGCCTTCGCCGCGGACCTCCCCGCGGCCGTGGCGGCCGTGATGGCTGCCACCCAACGCCCCATCGTCGCCTCCGCGTTCATGGACAAGGCTGCCGAAGCCGCGTGGAAGACCATCCCGTCCTGGGCCCTGGTCTCCACCAGGGACAAGGCCATCTCCCCGGCCCTCGAGCGCTTCGAGGCGCAGCGCGCCCACGCGCGGACGGTCGAGGTCGACGCCTCCCACGTCGCCCTGGTGTCGCACCCGGACGCCGTCGCCGATCTCATCCGCCAGGCAGCCACCGGCGGCGGGCCATCCGCACAGCCGGCCCTGGCCGGCACGGGCCTGAGCACCCTGGTCCTGGCAGGCCTCGGGGTGCTCGCGGGCGGGACCGTACTGACGGGCTGCGGCCTCATCGGGGCAGCCCGCAAGCGACGCGAACCCGGGCGCTGA
- a CDS encoding aldo/keto reductase, whose translation MYLPSPDRYQAMPYRRTGRSGLLLPALSLGLWHNFGRDRTADTQGQILRRAFDLGITHFDLANNYGPPPGAAESAMGRALRTDFARLRDEIVISTKAGYLMWDGPYGEWGSRKSVLSSLDRSLTRLGLDYVDIFYSHRPDPDTPLEETMGALDSAVRQGKALYVGLSNYSPEQTREAARILKDLGTPLLIHQPRYSMLDRWVEDGLLTTLDELGVGSIAYSPLEQGILSDRYLQGIPAGSRAAGDSPFLTPESVTPELISRLRALDKVASERGQSLAQMALAWVLRGGRVTSAVVGASSVAQLENSVDAVRHLEFSDEELARIEVLLKTS comes from the coding sequence ATGTACCTCCCGTCGCCCGACCGCTACCAGGCCATGCCGTACCGGCGCACCGGACGCAGCGGTCTGCTGCTCCCCGCGCTCTCGCTCGGCCTCTGGCACAACTTCGGACGCGACCGGACCGCGGACACCCAGGGGCAGATCCTCCGCCGGGCGTTCGACCTCGGCATCACACACTTCGATCTCGCCAACAACTACGGCCCGCCGCCCGGCGCCGCCGAGAGCGCGATGGGACGCGCCCTGAGGACGGACTTCGCCCGGCTCCGGGACGAGATCGTCATCTCCACCAAGGCGGGCTACCTGATGTGGGACGGGCCGTACGGGGAGTGGGGATCGCGCAAGTCCGTGCTCTCGTCGCTCGACCGGAGCCTCACCCGGCTCGGCCTCGACTACGTCGACATCTTCTACTCCCACCGGCCCGACCCGGACACCCCGCTCGAAGAGACCATGGGGGCGCTGGACTCCGCGGTACGGCAGGGCAAGGCGCTCTACGTCGGCCTCTCCAACTACTCGCCGGAGCAGACCCGGGAGGCGGCCAGGATCCTCAAGGACCTCGGCACCCCGCTGCTGATCCACCAGCCGCGCTACTCGATGCTGGACCGCTGGGTCGAGGACGGCCTGCTCACGACGCTGGACGAGCTGGGCGTCGGCTCCATCGCCTACTCGCCGCTGGAACAGGGCATCCTCTCCGACCGCTATCTGCAGGGGATCCCGGCGGGCTCGCGCGCGGCGGGCGACAGCCCCTTCCTGACGCCCGAGTCGGTCACCCCGGAGCTGATCAGCCGGCTGCGCGCACTGGACAAGGTCGCCTCCGAGCGCGGGCAGTCCCTGGCGCAGATGGCGCTGGCCTGGGTGCTGCGGGGCGGACGGGTCACGTCGGCCGTGGTCGGGGCGAGCAGTGTCGCCCAGTTGGAGAACAGCGTCGACGCGGTGCGTCACCTGGAGTTCAGCGACGAGGAACTGGCCCGGATCGAGGTACTTCTGAAGACCTCCTGA
- a CDS encoding LysR family transcriptional regulator: protein MELRQLEHFIAVAEEQHFTRAAERVAVSQSGLSASIRSLEQELKTPLFSRTTRTVRLTEAGRALLVEAERTLAGARAAKDAVDAVRGLLRGTLTVGVEQCVAGVRVPRLLAAFHRKHPQMEIRLRQEGTSSLLDGVAGGRLDVAFAAAVSAGEWRGKLIPLARERMVVLCAPGHRFAQAPRVPFDELPGESFIDFHPDWGPRRAADEAFATARVRRTVGLEVNDVHSLLELVHEGLGIAVVPHHFSRKPEALGLVAVELDGADQPFYESVVVLPAAGATSPGARSLMTLVRSDVRDGATR, encoded by the coding sequence ATGGAGTTGCGCCAGCTGGAACATTTCATCGCCGTCGCCGAGGAGCAGCACTTCACCCGTGCCGCCGAACGGGTCGCCGTGTCGCAGTCCGGGCTGTCGGCCTCCATCCGCTCCCTGGAACAGGAGTTGAAGACCCCGCTGTTCAGCCGGACCACCCGCACCGTGCGGCTGACCGAGGCGGGCCGCGCGCTGCTCGTGGAGGCGGAGCGCACGCTGGCGGGCGCACGGGCGGCGAAGGACGCCGTCGATGCGGTGCGGGGACTGCTGCGCGGCACGCTGACGGTGGGGGTCGAGCAGTGTGTGGCCGGTGTGCGGGTCCCGCGGCTGCTCGCGGCCTTTCACCGCAAACACCCGCAGATGGAGATCCGGCTCCGCCAGGAGGGCACGTCGAGTCTGCTGGACGGGGTGGCGGGTGGCCGGCTCGACGTCGCGTTCGCCGCGGCGGTGAGTGCCGGGGAGTGGCGTGGCAAGCTGATCCCGCTGGCGCGGGAGCGCATGGTCGTCCTGTGCGCCCCCGGTCACCGGTTCGCGCAGGCGCCCCGCGTCCCGTTCGACGAGCTTCCCGGTGAGTCGTTCATCGACTTCCATCCGGACTGGGGGCCGCGCCGCGCAGCCGACGAGGCGTTCGCGACGGCGCGGGTGCGCCGCACGGTGGGCCTTGAGGTGAACGACGTGCACAGCCTGCTGGAGCTGGTGCACGAGGGGCTGGGGATCGCCGTGGTGCCGCACCACTTCTCGCGCAAGCCCGAGGCCCTGGGGCTGGTCGCGGTGGAGCTGGACGGGGCCGACCAGCCTTTCTACGAGAGCGTCGTGGTGCTTCCGGCCGCCGGGGCGACGAGCCCCGGCGCCCGCTCGCTGATGACCTTGGTGCGCAGCGACGTGCGCGACGGCGCCACGCGCTGA
- a CDS encoding chitinase: protein MRISPKGSPKGAAGRARRATAVVAGLVALGLACSACTTGAAANQGGDSRPGGPTASAATTAYTPYVSATTAADTDSVGSPDTYNLAFVVADDDTCTPLWGGTAEPTSHAVASRVAALTATGADIRVSFGGAAGTELALACDSAEELADAYAQVLDAVGATKADFDIEGDALTDRASLTLRDKALRLLQKKRHLDVTYTLPVMPDGLETTGTDLLSDAAEQKVDLSAVNIMAMNYSTSHDGDMSDYAQQAAEATHDQLTDVLGLSDSEAWQALHITVMLGVNDMAGETFTLADAASLRAFARRTGVGALSMWATFRDRECTDEDTTKASDTCSGVEQKAGAFATALGG, encoded by the coding sequence ATGCGCATTTCACCGAAGGGCTCTCCGAAGGGCGCGGCGGGGCGTGCGAGGCGGGCGACCGCCGTCGTGGCCGGACTCGTCGCACTCGGGCTCGCCTGCTCGGCGTGTACGACGGGCGCGGCGGCGAACCAGGGCGGCGACTCCCGCCCGGGCGGCCCCACGGCCTCCGCCGCCACGACCGCCTACACCCCGTACGTCAGCGCGACGACCGCGGCCGATACCGACTCCGTCGGTTCCCCGGACACGTACAACCTCGCCTTTGTCGTCGCCGACGACGACACCTGCACCCCGCTCTGGGGCGGCACCGCCGAGCCCACCAGCCATGCGGTGGCCTCACGCGTCGCCGCACTCACCGCCACCGGTGCGGACATCCGGGTCTCGTTCGGCGGGGCCGCGGGGACCGAGCTGGCACTCGCCTGCGACAGTGCCGAGGAACTGGCCGACGCCTACGCCCAGGTGCTCGACGCCGTGGGCGCCACCAAGGCCGACTTCGACATCGAAGGTGACGCGCTGACCGACCGGGCGTCGCTTACCCTCCGCGACAAGGCGCTCCGCCTGCTCCAGAAGAAGCGGCACCTCGACGTCACGTACACCCTGCCCGTGATGCCGGACGGCCTGGAGACCACCGGCACGGACCTCCTGAGCGACGCCGCCGAGCAGAAGGTCGACCTCTCCGCGGTGAACATCATGGCCATGAACTACAGCACGTCCCACGACGGCGACATGAGCGACTATGCGCAGCAGGCCGCCGAAGCCACCCACGATCAGCTCACCGACGTACTCGGTCTGTCGGACTCCGAGGCCTGGCAGGCCCTGCACATCACGGTGATGCTCGGTGTCAACGACATGGCCGGAGAGACGTTCACCCTCGCCGACGCCGCCTCTCTGCGCGCCTTCGCCCGGCGGACCGGCGTCGGTGCGCTCTCCATGTGGGCCACCTTCCGCGACCGGGAATGCACCGACGAGGACACCACGAAGGCGAGCGACACGTGCAGCGGGGTCGAGCAGAAGGCGGGAGCCTTCGCGACGGCGCTGGGCGGGTGA